CAAACAACTCTTTCCATTCTAaccatatttttcataataatgGCTTAAATGTATCATTCCAAATTTCTTTGAACTCAAACACCATTGAAGAGTATCCAAAAGAACTTAGGGTTTAAGTAACCTAacattatgattttaaatccTCTCCCAAGACAACATGCTCATTTGTGAATTAAGATAACAGGATTTGTAATTGACTTGCTTCTTATGGCTTTGACTTTCTACCTTGtgcacaaaaataaaaccatcACTAAAGATGGCTTTCTAGTCTACACAAATTGACATTAAGAGAACATGAATGTCCATTCTAACCATCATGAAGAGCCATCTTACATATCatagagcaaagattgaagaaaaatcttgagaaCCTTTGCTCAATTCTAGCTTTCCTGCCACATGGTTTAGCAATCTTTAGTGGGCTTTTTTGGGCATCGTATTGCATAACTCTCTTCCTATTTATCAGCTGCTACattaaattcattcattttttatcacatttgtaaaaaaaagaaaattgaaagaatgttcttaattttttatttctaggTTTAACATCTataacatattatttattagttttatttattttaaatacaaacaTATTAAATAACATTGCCACTTATCAgcttttctctaaattttccctttttctctgcaaaatatctttaaacgtGTTTGGTAATGACTACTAGGTTATATGAGCCAACCAAAAGAGGCAAGACTTAGATTACCAAGTCCTACTAGAAAAGGGATCCCTTGCCTCCCCTTATCTAgcctcgtcttcttcttccttgctTACTAGCTCTTATCTGTTGTGTTCTTAGCCTGTTAAAACAATTAAACATTGTATCACCATATCCAAGTTTGTCCTAGCTAATTAATTGTCCAACACAAACACTACTTTCTCTGAAATAGCTTCCAAGTACAAAAAGACCTTGTGCAACTGTAAAAAGGTTAGCAAAATAATCAATATCATATGTGAACTTGGACAAGACATAGACTTaacattgattaattaaagaaccCACTGAAAAATACTACATTGCATAATTTTCAACTATAAGTCTATAACTCATCATCAACAGGAACCAACAAAATACCTAATGAAAAGATCTCTTCATAGTTTAACACAATATTAGATACCTTAGCATAAGTAGTGGAAAGGAAATTtgtgtaaaaagaaaagtagtgGAAAGGGAAACATAAGTATTATCATTTAGCAACATATTCAAACCTCAAAATAATGAAGCATCAGATGCAAAAGGCAACCCATGATCTTCTTACCTACAGCATTCTTCTCTGGAAGAGAAGGAATAAAAATGCCTTTGTACTTCTCAAAAAGGCGAGCATGTAACCAAACAAAATCACTGTATCGCCGAATGACAATCTTCTCTGGACCTTGGTACTCGGGGAAATTAGTCTGATaatacaaattataattaatgtcATGCTGGTCAgtcattatatataataaaataaggtaAATGTGTACTTTGTTTACATGCAAAGGGAAAGCTtttcaacaatatttgttaatcCTAGTAAATTGGTCACCTAAGTGCAAAAATATACCTGATAAATTTTTCTCTGGAAGAGGATACAAACAGAATGGGATTCTCATATGATATGATGCTACTATATACATGAAATGCATTTTGTTAACTATTGCAAATTACCTGGTAAGCAATTGAGTTATTTCCCCCCACCCGAATCATTGGGGATTCCtttaatatattgtttattaAATAGGTAAcactttgaaaatttattacaaCAATTGTTCTGTTGAGGTGgcaaacaaaaatcatattttgaaGTAAGGATTTCATGTTAGGGAAGAAAAATCCTCTCTTTAAAGTACAATTGCAACCCTTCCGACTTTTGGCcaattccttcttcttcctaatTCAGCAAGACAATTTGATGCCCCTTAATTTGCATTCTGACAGCAAATATGCTCCTCTTTCAtggtgttagacgaacacgactctccacaatggtatgatattgtccactttgagcataagctctcgtgactttgctttaggcttacccaaaaggcctcataccaatagagagtattctttgattataaacccatgatccttccctaaattagtcgatgtgggctttcatcatccaacacctcccctcaaacaaagtacgtctccccttaatcgaggttcgtctcctttttcttttggagtcttagtcattttttactatgccttcgatgaggcttgactccttttcttttcgagtcctttgttcgacatttgaggatttaccaatctattgacatggctaagtttagagcatgttagacgaacactactctccacaatggtatgatattgtccactttgagcataaactctcatggctttgctttgagcttccccaaaaggcctcataccaatggaaagAGTATTCTTTGACTGTAAACCTATGAtccttccctaaattagccaatgtgggactttcatcatccaacacatgAGATTAGAGTCAGAAAATGAGCataacatttaaaaagaagaagtttCAACAAGCTCATTGATTACCATCCTTATGAGGATAAGAAGAtcacaataaaataatgagGAAAGACCAAGAGCTCCATCCAAGAATTTTCACAGTTTTTATGGAACCTTCAGCTAACGACTGCCTAAATTTAAAACTCTTCAAAAACTCAGAAAACCTTCAACCATTGCACCTCATCACATACAACTTTTTCATTCATCGCTACCATGTAGAGAAATTTCTCTGATTTACATCAATTTCTCATCAGAGATTCCTATCAGACCTATACAACTTCCCACGAAAGGGCAACCctgttcattttctttaaaaagtcAGGATCGATCATCTCTAACATCGTCCATCGGCATGGAAGCCAAAAATTACACAGTTTATTAGACGCAAACGTTTGACATCCAAACTGCATTCCTTCTTAAAATTATTGCCTTCTAACTTTCAAGTAAAACTACAGCCGAATTCGAAGGAGACGGCCTCCTCCAGTTTCTTAATTAAGGACACACAATTAGCCTTCTTCACTTCACATAACTTTACATAGCAGACAGTCAATCGAACATGAAAACTCTCAGCAGTCGTATGGCCAGTCGATAATGTCATCACAGAGAAACTCGAGATATGCACTAGTTGAATATTTTCCAGCGAAAGGagtaaaatgaaagaacaatCAAACAATAGGGCATAAAACCATGGAAAAACATTTCTAAATGCACAAATACCTTTGTGATGACTCGGTATGAGATATAAGCTTGAACTCCATTGCCTAATTTCACAGGATCAGTCACCGAAACTGACAGATAGGGCTGCGAAGACGGAGATCTAGGGCTAAGCGACGATCCCGGCAAACCTCTCTCCTGCTCCATACTTCTGAATCCCACCAAACAACACGAATTCCAAATCTAGAAGGAAAGATGAATGACCACGCTAAATTACTCCTTGATTAATAGAGTAACGATCATGGAAGACGTGGGAGATGATCAATCGAGATTGATAATAGTCCACTCCACGTTTGAGAATCAATGTGTCCCGTTTGGATTTTGCTGATTTCTTGTGGAATTTATTGAAGCTTCTACAACATATAGATAAACTGTTTGTTCGAGTAAAATTAATCCCCGAAATATATCAATTTCTCTTAAAATCCATTAGGTTTTAATATtgtaactttaaaattattatttcattgaaTTAAACTCTTAAAAAGAATCTGCAAAATTTATTTACCAGATAAAATACTTATTATTATCGTCAATTCACTTTTcctaacaaattattttatagtattaattaaaaattttaattaataattatattaattttagtcttatttatatttagaatCTTGAAACTAATAATccattaacaaattttatctctaccaataagaaaaatttattagCAGTTGACCTACAACACTAATAGTACTCGTATGAACTTGTGGACTCGTTAATTAGGACGTTATAGTCGGTTAGTTAATTTAACAACGAccattcaaataattttttttcaatgatcTCCCACTGTGGTCAGGATCGggattaggggtgtacatggtccgagTTGGGTCAGGTTgaaggatttttttgacccaagcCAAAAGTTCGAGTTGACCCAACCTAActcgaaaattttcacaacccaattcaacGTTCTATATTCGGGTTGCGTTGTAgaattgtcaatttttttttgtaagttttatttatccattaTTCAGATACAATCTTAGAtaagatataataaaaatttagaacaaaaaaatattataaaatattttaattgcaaTGTGTAAAAGTTCACgaacaaaaaatattataaaatattttaattgcaatatgtcaaaaaatatatatatccataGTGTCAAATTCTAGCAGGGGTCCTTAAAAAGGTCGAGATACCACTCTAACAAACCTATTAATACATAAAGATTTGTAACAAAGGTCGAGATACCACTCTGACAAACCTATTAATACATAAAGATTCTTaacatttcatatatttttatttggctcaaGGTTTTATCCACGAATCTGAAACCGAATCGATTCAGGTTTTATCCACGAACCTGAAACCGAATCGATTCAGTTtcggttcagaaaaatgaacctaaccctacccgaaatgataattcaacccaactcaacccttatagttcgggttgggttggtccgggttgtcaGGTTAAACATATACCCTGTTGGATGAagacaactctccacaatcgTATGATACTGTcaactttaagcataagctctcgtgactttgctttggctTCCCTCAAAgacctcatactaatggagatacTATTATGTCTTTATAAACCCATGTtattccactaaattaactaatatgggactcactcccaataatcctcaacacacCTCTAATCAGGATACACCCACGATTAAAAGCACGTACCTTATATTATACCTAGCTAATGTAATTAATGCGAGCATTTAACAATAATATGATCCATGTATTAGTCATCGTCGTTTGTTTCGATACCCATTGAGTCCATTTGGTTGATTGCAAAGTGGTCAAATATTCCTTGTTCAATTTTTACACTATGCTTGAAAATACCATAAAGTTGATTTGTTTTGGTCCAAAACAGTCACCAAAAAGGCAGAGTAAGTCGGCCACTAATAGGCCATTGAGCCATTCAAATCAGAAACTTTCtcttaaatgaaattatatgtaattattaaatatatatataaaaaaaaatcaaaaacatattttttaattatttaaaattattattttcagcTCACCATTTtatagaaattataaattactttccttttataatttcgtaaattttcacaaattgtctatttataataattaaacaataaagaCTATATAtgaactaattttaatattttaaattataaagaacgttttttttgtcaatccattttttagttaaaaaaaagagcGAGTAAGttgatatataaattttaaaaaatgttaaataattccaaatttgttccgaaaattatatttatagacTTGTTAACATTGTAATTAttcgaaaaaataaattatattttttaagttaaaattaatatataaacatttatgtataattaatattgtttgaaatttatttagaaaatgcCATGgaattttgtaattgttaaaaagattatacatgtttttttgttaaaataaaataaaaaaaattgatgtaataatttattaaccaaataaagaataaattaaaaaaggaaaattcatCCACTGGCACGTGCAAGTAAAGCCATTGTTAgtatttgcatttttttcaCTTCCCTACAGAAAATCCCTGCAGAAGCGTCGTTCACATTTTGCAAGTTACTGTAGCCGCCTTCGCCTCTTCTCTGGTGAGGACGAATCCTCCTTCGCTTTCTCTCAGTAAGCTGCTAAAGATCTGCATCCATGGCTGCTTCCACCGCTGCCTTGACATCGACGTCGTTCTTGAGCAACAAGGTCTGTACTCTGTGGTATTCAAGGCTTCTTCTATTCAAAAGATCTCCAAAATTGGCTGTTTCTGTTTTAtcttcatttctcttcttAGAGGTTCTGCTTCCTGCAGTTTCTGCACCTGATCAATCCTGTATCTAAActgtttgttgttttgttttcgtttTCAGAAGGATTCGGACCTCGCTGCGTTTTCATCGTCGTTGCCGTTTTCGTTTCGGCGATGCGAGAGAACTGTATCGAAGAAAATATGTTCGGTCATGGCACCTCAACAATCGGAACGCAAGCCTAGCGCCACTGGCTCGGTTGGGTTTTCTTATGTGTTCTTATTAGCCTTCGTCTTGTAATAGGTGGTTTATAATTGTTCATTATCTATTGGTTTCAGGTTAAAACTGCTATGACTATGACAGAAAAGATATTTGCTAAAGCTTCTCAAAAAACTCAGTTGAGTCCAGGTGAAAATGTCTGGGTTAATGTGGACGTTTTAATGACTCACGATGTTTGCGGCCCTGGTTCTATCGGCATTTTTAAAAAGGAGTTCGGAGAGGACGCAAAGGTATTTTACTTCTGATATTTCTAGGTTGGAAGTTCACATTTCTTGTTCATTTACTCAGTCAAGTTTAATTGATGTAATTATGAAGCTATGCTATCAGAGAAAAGGTCACTAGTAATGAAGTTATGTGCTCTGCTCGTTCTAAGAAAACTTGCAGTGGCACAGGATTTTCTTGCATAAATCTTGGCCGTGCTTCATAAATCTATAATTATGTCCAAATAGAGTTTTGCTAGAGGATCAGAAGATAGAATGAAAAGAGAGTGAATTAATTCAAGTTTGAGGTGTAAATTAATGGGAACAAGGCTACTCTAAGTAGATAAAGCATTAATGATTGAAACAATTGTCAATTCAAGCATAGCTTAGTGGATCGAATATCAATTACCATCCTGAAGATTGATGGTCAATCTCCCACTCTGCAACTGTTGAACTCAAAAAGACAAAGGTAAAAAAGGTTGAAACAATCGATGTGATTTCTAATCCAAGTTCCATCACTTTAGCAGGTTGGACGTCGTTGTTGCATTCACCTTAATAAACATTGAGTACATGTACTGTTCATGTttgtacttttatttttccgtTAATGTGATCCTTGAATGGCATTTCGATGTaactatttttctattgaaggTTTGGGATCGAGAGAAGGTCGTGATTATACCTGACCATTACATATTCACCAGCGATGAACGTGCTAACCGCAATGTGGACATTCTGAGAGATTtctcaaaagaacaaaatatcaaGTACTTCTATGATATTAAGGATCTTAGCGATTTCAGGGTATGAAAATCTAGCCTTACTTATTTCACTTTATCTTGTGCATCAAATAATCAAACATAAATGATTTTACCAGGTGAACCCAGATTACAAAGGTGTCTGTCATGTAGCGTTAGCTCAAGAAGGTCACTGCAGGCCTGGGGAGGTTTTATTCCTTTGAGATGCTTCTCTGTTTTCCCATGGTTTACTCTAATTGGTGCTTTCAAgttaaataacatttttggAATGCTTCATGTCTTCAGGTCCTGCTTGGTACCGACTCTCATACCTGTACAGCTGGTGCATTTGGTCAATTTGCAAGTGGAATTGGTAATACTGATGCAGGATTTGTTCTGGGCACTGGGAAATCACTGCTCAAGGTCTGCCGAACTTTTACCTATTGTTCTGCTTCTAGCATTGATGTTATTTGAGCCTTATCTTGTTGTCAAAGTGTGATTGATTAGTTGTATTGGTGCTTATTTGAGTGGATTTACATAATGTAGTCTGGTTGTTTTGGGAattcaaatttgttgaaaactgtaaaaaatgttctttCTAATTGAGATCGAGACATTGTTTGAGAGggattaaataatatttttgactTGATCTTGCTGTCCTACTTATCTGTCGAAGGGTACAATACACGTTCAATGGCTGTTTGTCTTCAAAGTGTCAAGAAATCAATAGATGTACACTTTTTGGAGTATAATGCTATTGTCACTCTGAATTCTTTATGACCGGTGTGTTTTTCACATCCTGTGTTGCTTCACAAATCATTCACacatatttgtattttatccTTTGAGAACTTGTAATTTGTATGCGAAGGATTATAATATGTTCCAATATTacataatatttgtttttctgttttctatCTTTAAATGGCAGGTTCCCCCAACTTTGAGGTTTGTCATGGATGGAGAAATGCCTGATTATTTACTTGCAAAGGACTTGATTTTACAGGTGAAACCATAATAAGATATTCATGTTTCCTTGAAGTTTAACTGGTAATGTGTCTAATTAAtgagatattttcttcttttttaaacgTCTATGTGAATATGTATAATCACATCCTGACTTATCCTCTTGACGTGAACATATTTAAATCAGCCTGCACTTATAGGACATCAGTTTATAACATCATCCATACTTAGTTAAGGATAACTTCTTTTTAATCTTCTgttgatataaaaaataaaagtatcaTTCTGGATAAAGAAATGCAGATACCCTAGATTTACTAAATGTCAAAATTGTGAAGAATGCTGAAACTTAATTTCCTTgaaatcataattttaagcTTCACCTCTACAGAGACAAGAGGCCTTCATTTATCTGCATGACTTAAAGTGCCTCCTGTGGGTTAGTTATTAAGTTAACGtttatttagaaaacattttaaaagaaataaatataggtTCATTACAAATTTGGACCCTATGGTTTGGAGAAAGTTAGAATTTAGTCCAAAcgattttaaaagttaagagTTTCGTTCTTGTGCTTTGATAAAAACCTCATAAATAATCCTTTGGTTTGATAAGATCCTCATAAATAGAAGAtatattttaggttaaattacaattttttaaaaaatatattttaaaagaaacatatatCTTGTTTCCTTGTTATTGATATATTTCATTAACTTTTGTGATCATCTTCGAAGTCTTATTTTCTGGACTGGagcttgtttttttcttaggTCTATTGTTATTTGGCTCCTTTTTTAGGCTATTAATTTTGTTGGCCCTTTTGTtttatctcatttttcttgatttcttatgttatttaattctaaaaaattttcatttgttgtggaccccaccaaaaaaataaaagaacccttcatttttttttgtcacatGTCAAGTGCGCTTggtacataaaaaaaattgtggagGGTATGAATGACTGTTGACTGCTCATGAGAGAATCAATGATACCTAAGAGGATAAAGATCGAATAACAGGGAAAAGGCATTTAACCAACTTATAACTATGAACTGTTATGgaaaggttaaattatatgtAGTGAACATATCGACAAATGTCAATCTAAATTCTCTGGTCCAGCATGAGAGAGTAGGTATTATGCTATTATATTGCTTTTTGGAATGCAATTGTTAAAATCTCAATCATATACATAgtgtgaaaataatttaatattagatCGAAAATGATACGATACTTCAGActaattttgaaatctttCATGACGTTAATGGAGATTGAGTTATTTAGCAATTCATGTATATACTTTCTATTATTTATGTAGCAGCCTTCACATTCAGGAAAATAATTTCTCTTCAATTCTGGTGTCTAGAATAGATATACACTCTTAAGGCCTTCAAATTGGCACATCTGtagttttttgtttatgtCGTATGTTGTCTTATACCTTCTTTCTTTGCACTGTTAATTAATTGAACCTACTGTTTGCGCCTTACAGATTATTGGTGAAATATCAGTATCTGGTGCAACATATAAAGCCATGGAATTTCTTGGCACAACCGTTGAAAGTTTGACTGTGAGAACTCTACAGAGATTCTGAATGTTACTTGACCATAATTTTtcgtatatgtatatattttatataagcATTTGGTGAacagataataataaaagatagtttgattttttgagTCCTTTCTACTGGCAGATGGAAGAAAGAATGACATTGTGCAACATGGTTGTTGAAGCTGGAGGAAAGAATGGAGTTATTCCTCCCGATAGTACTACGTTCAAGTACCTTGAGGTTAGTCCAGAGGGGGCATTAAAGTTCGTTGAAATAATTGTTTCTATTTAGCATGTTTGCAACATTCTCAAGTGCCTCGTGGTGAGTACAAAAGGGGCATTTAAGTTATTAGAGCAGttcaatttctctttttagCATGTTTGTATGCCTACTTGCTAGGAACAGTGAAGTGATACATTGAAGCGTCAATTTGATTGCATCTGATGCGTACAGCATGGTTGAATGTATCTTTCATGTAGTTATCTGGATGGATGATGATATATGGCCAAGGATGCATGCAATTTACATTGATATTCAAACAGTTTTTAAGTCTCTCTATGTTATTTAAACAATTCTGTCTCTCATTTAGCATGCTTGTCGTCTGCTTGGAAGGAAGGAACAAGGTTCAAATGATACATTAAAGTGTCATCAATTTTGATTGGATGTTTTTATCAGATATTTTAAtgctatatatattttttatttttactttaattattgattatcTATTTGGAGTTCATTGGGAATATTCTATTATGTGTTTTGGACAGGGTAAGACATCCAAAGCCTACGAACCAGTTTACAGTGATGAGAACGCAAggtatttcattttgttattgTGTGAATTCCTATATTTTTGAGGATGTGCAGTTAATACATACGTGAAAGGATTATTCACTTGCATATACTGTGTACCTTCCATGCATATGTTAGTACACGTATTTATATTGATCAGATGGAACTTTATGGCTGATGATTAGTGAAAGGATTCTAAATCTGTTTGGTAATAAATAATCACCATAAATGGTCCAATGAGTAAAAGGGACAAGGTGTAATCTAAGTGCAAGTAATGAGTTTACCATGACAGCCAGCTATTTAGG
This sequence is a window from Cucurbita pepo subsp. pepo cultivar mu-cu-16 chromosome LG19, ASM280686v2, whole genome shotgun sequence. Protein-coding genes within it:
- the LOC111781516 gene encoding 3-isopropylmalate dehydratase large subunit, chloroplastic, which produces MAASTAALTSTSFLSNKKDSDLAAFSSSLPFSFRRCERTVSKKICSVMAPQQSERKPSATGSVKTAMTMTEKIFAKASQKTQLSPGENVWVNVDVLMTHDVCGPGSIGIFKKEFGEDAKVWDREKVVIIPDHYIFTSDERANRNVDILRDFSKEQNIKYFYDIKDLSDFRVNPDYKGVCHVALAQEGHCRPGEVLLGTDSHTCTAGAFGQFASGIGNTDAGFVLGTGKSLLKVPPTLRFVMDGEMPDYLLAKDLILQIIGEISVSGATYKAMEFLGTTVESLTMEERMTLCNMVVEAGGKNGVIPPDSTTFKYLEGKTSKAYEPVYSDENARFLSEYRFDVSKLEPVVAKPHSPDNRALARECKDVKIDRVYVGSCTGGKTEDFLALAKVFLAAGRKVKVPTFIVPATQKVWMDLYSIPVPGAGGKTCSQIFEEAGCDTPASPGCAACLGGPRDTYARMNEPQVCVSTTNRNFPGRMGHKEGQIYLASPYTAAASALTGYVTDPREFLQ